The following coding sequences are from one Yoonia sp. GPGPB17 window:
- a CDS encoding Fur family transcriptional regulator — translation MKKRSKRVTHADRVLNYLQAQNRPVSAYDILEGLRDDGVTASTTIYRALEKLLDAGKVHRIESLNAWTVCCGGHDGKTPVFAICDDCGTVTEHVDDEFADSIAGLSKRTGFAAIHSVLELHGRCSDCSTSPSH, via the coding sequence GTGAAGAAACGCTCAAAGCGCGTCACCCATGCCGACCGGGTGCTCAATTACCTGCAGGCACAGAATCGTCCGGTATCAGCCTACGACATTTTGGAAGGGCTGCGAGATGACGGCGTGACAGCGTCGACAACAATTTATCGTGCGCTGGAAAAGCTTCTGGATGCAGGGAAAGTCCATAGAATCGAGTCGCTCAATGCCTGGACTGTTTGCTGCGGCGGGCATGACGGGAAGACGCCGGTTTTTGCCATATGCGACGACTGCGGAACTGTGACCGAGCATGTCGATGACGAATTTGCAGACAGTATAGCAGGCTTGTCCAAGCGAACAGGCTTCGCCGCCATTCATTCAGTTCTCGAACTTCACGGTCGCTGCAGTGACTGCAGCACATCGCCCTCTCATTGA
- a CDS encoding ABC transporter ATP-binding protein gives MSVSGSSDAELTCGACLSVKGASWCAPRSRKPVLHPISFDLSPGQVLGIVGPNGAGKSTLLRLLYRYHRPTSGSLKIDDNDIWKVSARDAARKVAAVLQEQPTDFALTVREIVALGRTPHRTGFGGASGQRDAGIIAGAFERLDLGGFAERHLGTLSGGERQRVMVARALAQEPQLLILDEPTNHLDIRHQLEVLKLIRDLPVTIVTSLHDLNMAADVCDQVLLLDDGKAVGFGAPQDVFSEIAISKAFHVTARREHLAPSNTKHMTFHL, from the coding sequence ATGTCTGTTTCCGGCAGTTCCGACGCGGAACTCACTTGTGGCGCGTGTCTTTCCGTCAAAGGCGCGAGTTGGTGTGCGCCTAGAAGCCGCAAACCGGTCCTGCATCCAATCAGTTTTGATCTCTCGCCCGGTCAGGTCCTCGGTATCGTTGGTCCCAACGGCGCAGGGAAGTCCACGCTACTTCGACTGCTCTACCGGTATCATCGCCCCACAAGCGGGTCGCTAAAAATTGATGACAACGATATCTGGAAGGTTTCCGCGCGAGACGCAGCGCGCAAGGTCGCAGCAGTTCTGCAAGAGCAGCCCACAGATTTTGCGCTGACTGTTCGTGAGATCGTTGCCCTCGGGCGCACGCCCCACCGGACTGGGTTTGGGGGTGCATCAGGTCAAAGGGATGCTGGCATTATCGCCGGCGCGTTCGAAAGGCTGGACCTTGGTGGTTTCGCGGAACGACATCTTGGTACGCTGTCCGGTGGAGAGCGTCAGCGTGTGATGGTAGCCCGCGCGCTTGCGCAAGAACCGCAGCTTTTAATCCTGGATGAACCCACCAACCACCTCGACATTCGGCACCAACTTGAGGTTCTGAAACTGATCCGAGACCTTCCCGTGACAATTGTCACCTCGCTGCACGATCTGAACATGGCCGCAGATGTTTGCGATCAGGTACTGCTGCTGGATGACGGAAAAGCCGTCGGTTTTGGCGCACCACAAGACGTGTTCTCCGAGATCGCGATTTCGAAGGCCTTTCACGTGACAGCTCGGCGCGAACACCTCGCGCCGAGCAATACGAAACACATGACATTCCATCTTTAA
- a CDS encoding FecCD family ABC transporter permease: protein MSEATSAHPQVRPRVGVSSVLLGAVALLLVSLSFAVSVGAVPVPLGTVWGILLKKISPGLIEQTWSQGHEAIVWEIRFPRAILAMMVGAGLAMVGASLQAVTRNPLADPHLLGISSGGAFGSILALLHTGLFIGLLTVPLLAFVGALGATAIVLGVSRFADAMSADRLVLAGVAVSFIIMACANVLIFLGDPKATHVVVFWMLGGLGLAQWSQLIYPLVVLVASGAWLLSRSTELNAMTVGDETASTLGIPVARFRLSVFIAGALITGVMVAFSGIIGFVGLMVPHVARMLVGGDYRRVLPASAFLGAIFLLWADITARTIMAPEDMPIGIVTGLVGGIFFVWLLSRRQA, encoded by the coding sequence ATGAGCGAGGCCACCAGCGCTCACCCTCAGGTTCGCCCTCGCGTCGGTGTGTCATCGGTTCTGTTGGGTGCGGTTGCCCTACTGTTGGTCTCGCTGTCCTTTGCCGTATCGGTCGGGGCGGTCCCTGTCCCACTCGGAACGGTCTGGGGCATCCTTCTGAAAAAGATCAGCCCGGGACTGATCGAGCAAACCTGGAGCCAGGGGCACGAGGCCATCGTCTGGGAGATCCGCTTTCCACGGGCGATCCTTGCGATGATGGTCGGGGCGGGTCTGGCAATGGTGGGCGCAAGCCTGCAGGCCGTCACGCGCAACCCGCTCGCAGATCCGCATCTGTTGGGTATTTCCTCGGGTGGGGCTTTCGGGTCCATCCTGGCACTCCTGCACACCGGTCTGTTCATTGGCCTCCTCACCGTTCCGCTCCTGGCCTTCGTCGGGGCGCTGGGAGCAACAGCCATCGTTCTGGGCGTCTCACGTTTTGCCGACGCAATGAGCGCGGATCGCCTTGTGCTGGCCGGTGTCGCGGTATCCTTCATCATCATGGCCTGCGCCAACGTTCTGATCTTCCTCGGCGACCCCAAAGCGACCCATGTGGTTGTCTTCTGGATGCTGGGCGGGCTGGGCCTGGCACAGTGGAGCCAGCTGATTTATCCACTAGTCGTCCTTGTCGCCAGCGGCGCCTGGCTGTTGTCACGCTCCACCGAACTTAACGCCATGACCGTCGGGGATGAGACCGCCTCAACCCTCGGCATCCCCGTCGCCCGCTTCCGGCTATCCGTCTTCATTGCGGGCGCTCTGATCACCGGCGTCATGGTCGCCTTCTCGGGCATTATCGGATTTGTCGGCTTGATGGTCCCCCATGTGGCCCGAATGTTGGTCGGCGGTGATTACCGACGGGTACTCCCCGCTTCAGCATTTCTCGGTGCGATCTTCCTCCTCTGGGCGGATATCACAGCCCGTACCATTATGGCCCCGGAAGACATGCCAATCGGCATCGTTACCGGCCTCGTCGGTGGAATCTTCTTTGTTTGGCTTCTAAGCCGACGTCAGGCGTAG
- a CDS encoding GNAT family N-acetyltransferase codes for MQTPNTQSLETERLRLRHWDISDISQIHLLLADPDVMQFSENGALNEHDQMTWLQRATTRQPKSALPGCLAIEQRNDNQVIGYVSLTQDLARVQTGDAEIGFRLLKSVWGRGYATEAAHRLICATQLSGSFERIVGIVDPATV; via the coding sequence ATGCAGACACCAAACACGCAATCACTTGAGACTGAACGTCTGCGCCTTCGACATTGGGACATCAGTGATATTAGTCAAATTCACCTGTTGCTGGCTGACCCAGACGTCATGCAGTTCAGTGAAAACGGCGCGCTGAACGAGCACGATCAGATGACGTGGTTGCAACGTGCCACAACGCGACAGCCCAAAAGTGCTTTGCCCGGCTGTCTTGCAATTGAACAAAGGAATGACAACCAAGTGATCGGCTACGTCAGCTTAACCCAGGATCTTGCGAGAGTTCAAACGGGCGACGCCGAAATCGGTTTTCGATTGTTAAAGAGTGTTTGGGGTCGAGGATATGCAACTGAAGCCGCACATCGATTGATTTGCGCAACACAACTGAGCGGTAGCTTTGAGCGTATCGTTGGCATTGTCGATCCGGCAACTGTCTAG
- a CDS encoding DUF1289 domain-containing protein: MKKRKSPCIDVCEFTGPSGWCLGCGRTRDECARWKKMKPYEANIIEKELVLRLSKMTQLPEEQ; this comes from the coding sequence ATGAAAAAGCGTAAGAGCCCCTGCATCGATGTTTGTGAATTTACTGGCCCTAGTGGCTGGTGCCTTGGCTGCGGCCGCACGCGGGACGAATGTGCCCGGTGGAAAAAAATGAAACCCTATGAAGCGAACATCATTGAGAAGGAACTCGTCCTTCGCCTGTCAAAAATGACCCAACTGCCTGAGGAGCAGTAA
- a CDS encoding CobW family GTP-binding protein, translated as MEQTAQVPVTVLTGFLGAGKTTLLNRILTERHGKKYAVIVNEFGEEGIDNDLVVDADEEVFEMNNGCICCTVRGDLIRILGGLMKRADKLDAIIVETTGLADPAPVAQTFLWIRT; from the coding sequence ATGGAACAAACTGCTCAGGTTCCCGTCACCGTCCTCACTGGCTTTCTTGGGGCCGGGAAAACCACGCTTCTGAACCGCATTCTGACCGAGCGTCACGGCAAGAAATACGCTGTCATTGTGAATGAGTTCGGCGAAGAGGGCATCGATAATGATCTCGTCGTGGATGCCGACGAAGAAGTATTTGAGATGAACAATGGGTGCATCTGCTGCACCGTGCGTGGCGATCTCATCCGTATTCTGGGCGGGCTGATGAAACGCGCTGACAAACTCGATGCGATCATCGTGGAGACGACTGGACTGGCTGATCCTGCGCCCGTTGCGCAAACCTTTTTGTGGATCAGGACGTAG
- a CDS encoding CobW family GTP-binding protein encodes MDQDVADRTKLDAIVTVADAVHLNDQLGEHHEAEEQIAFADIVLLNKTDLVEADGLGRVEDRIRKINPYAKIIRTEHCGADLEEVIGLNAFSLDRVLEVEPDFLTSDHDHEHDDDVKSVSLTSDVPLDLEKFQTWFGQLLQTRGQDILRSKGILDFKGEDDRFVFQGVHMLMDGSPMGSWPAGARQSRIVFIGRDLDTMGLEDGFNACRAA; translated from the coding sequence GTGGATCAGGACGTAGCGGACCGGACAAAGCTCGATGCTATCGTCACCGTTGCAGACGCCGTCCACCTCAACGATCAGTTGGGGGAGCACCACGAAGCTGAGGAACAGATCGCCTTTGCGGATATCGTGCTTTTGAACAAAACCGATCTTGTTGAAGCAGATGGTCTGGGCCGCGTTGAAGACCGCATCCGCAAAATCAACCCATACGCCAAGATTATCCGCACCGAACATTGCGGCGCGGATCTAGAAGAGGTGATTGGACTGAACGCCTTCAGCCTTGATCGCGTATTGGAGGTCGAGCCTGACTTCCTTACATCGGACCATGACCATGAGCACGATGATGACGTGAAAAGCGTATCACTGACATCCGATGTTCCCCTCGATCTCGAAAAGTTCCAGACGTGGTTCGGGCAACTCTTGCAGACCCGCGGGCAAGACATTCTGCGGTCGAAGGGTATCCTCGACTTCAAGGGCGAGGATGATCGTTTCGTCTTCCAAGGCGTCCATATGCTGATGGATGGCTCACCCATGGGGTCCTGGCCTGCAGGGGCGCGCCAATCGCGTATCGTCTTTATCGGTCGTGACCTCGACACCATGGGTCTTGAGGACGGCTTCAACGCATGTCGAGCGGCATGA
- a CDS encoding WD40 repeat domain-containing protein — MSSGMTAEAVRTNPRRACFASTQLEREGLSLDTGAPVTSSVVVGSSIAAGLGDGTILIFEPDSPPKMLEAHHGAVLCITADPETNSIYTGGDDGRFLRTSLDGTVEEIASFGSRWVDCVAAGPKLFACSSGKTATVWSEGETQPLKFEHPSTVGGLAFDANGRRLAVGHYGGATIWERGSRRWESTNLKWKGSHGAVTFSPDGKCVVTSMNENALHGWRLRDKADMRMSGYPAKVKNFIWMGSAPFLATSGADEAICWPFDGKDGPMGRSPATCCYGGKQVCTAVTGMLGHDALLAGFADGAVLAGRASEDAEDFVVKGSSGSPIAALAITSDAWLFIGEESGRILWVRLGGSEK, encoded by the coding sequence ATGTCGAGCGGCATGACAGCCGAAGCCGTTCGAACCAACCCTCGGCGGGCTTGCTTCGCTTCCACGCAATTGGAGCGAGAAGGCCTGAGCCTGGACACTGGCGCGCCTGTAACAAGCTCGGTTGTCGTGGGCTCGTCCATCGCGGCTGGACTGGGTGACGGCACAATCCTCATCTTCGAACCAGACAGCCCGCCCAAGATGCTTGAAGCCCATCACGGTGCAGTTCTTTGCATCACGGCCGATCCAGAAACGAACTCCATCTATACTGGCGGCGACGATGGACGATTTCTAAGAACCTCTTTGGACGGCACAGTCGAAGAGATCGCGAGTTTTGGGAGCCGCTGGGTAGACTGCGTGGCGGCAGGACCAAAACTGTTCGCCTGCTCTTCCGGAAAGACCGCTACGGTGTGGAGCGAAGGCGAGACGCAACCGCTTAAATTCGAACATCCAAGTACCGTCGGGGGACTGGCCTTCGACGCAAATGGGCGTCGCTTGGCCGTTGGTCACTACGGCGGTGCTACGATTTGGGAACGCGGCAGTCGTCGCTGGGAATCGACCAATCTCAAATGGAAGGGATCCCATGGGGCGGTAACTTTTAGTCCCGATGGAAAATGCGTCGTGACGTCAATGAACGAAAACGCACTGCACGGTTGGCGTTTGCGCGATAAGGCAGACATGCGAATGTCTGGTTATCCAGCAAAGGTGAAAAACTTCATATGGATGGGCAGCGCACCTTTTCTGGCGACGTCTGGGGCCGACGAAGCCATCTGTTGGCCGTTTGATGGCAAGGATGGTCCGATGGGCCGCTCGCCCGCAACCTGTTGTTATGGTGGAAAGCAAGTCTGCACTGCTGTGACAGGTATGCTTGGCCATGATGCGCTCCTCGCAGGCTTTGCCGACGGGGCAGTTTTGGCCGGTCGGGCATCTGAAGACGCAGAGGACTTTGTGGTGAAGGGATCCAGCGGCTCTCCTATAGCGGCGCTTGCCATTACGTCGGACGCGTGGCTGTTCATCGGCGAGGAGTCTGGCCGCATTCTTTGGGTACGATTGGGCGGGAGCGAAAAATGA
- a CDS encoding ABC transporter substrate-binding protein, producing MKYFAFGAVALNLSVSMAVADTTVQSCNRTVTFDAPPERAVSNDVNLTEMMLVLGLADRMVGYTGISGWKTLDEEMRAGVEELPELSAKYPSKEVIIGSDADFFFAGWNYGMKVGGEVTPETLEPFGVQVYELTESCTHIMDKEKASIDDMYIDLTNLGAIFGVEEKAAELVDGYRAELAAFTSELETGDPLRVFVYDSGEDTPFTAGRYAMPTALIEAAGGVNIMDDFEKSWATVTWEEVVERNPEVIMIVNYGEVTAEQKRDFMMSNPAFAKLDAVKNDRFVTLEYVEATPGPRNIQAIKTLAEAFWAE from the coding sequence ATGAAATATTTCGCATTTGGCGCAGTAGCGCTTAACCTCAGCGTGAGTATGGCCGTCGCAGACACGACCGTTCAAAGCTGTAACCGCACCGTGACCTTCGACGCGCCGCCAGAACGTGCAGTCTCCAACGATGTGAACCTGACGGAAATGATGCTCGTGCTTGGGCTAGCCGACCGTATGGTGGGCTACACGGGCATTTCCGGCTGGAAGACGCTGGATGAAGAGATGCGGGCGGGTGTAGAAGAGCTGCCTGAACTCTCTGCGAAATATCCATCGAAGGAAGTGATAATCGGCTCTGACGCCGACTTCTTCTTCGCAGGCTGGAACTACGGCATGAAGGTCGGCGGCGAGGTTACGCCTGAAACGCTCGAACCCTTCGGCGTGCAGGTCTACGAACTGACCGAGTCCTGCACCCACATCATGGATAAGGAAAAGGCCAGCATTGATGACATGTACATTGACCTTACCAACCTTGGTGCCATTTTTGGGGTCGAAGAGAAGGCTGCAGAACTGGTCGACGGCTACCGAGCAGAGCTAGCAGCCTTTACCAGTGAACTGGAAACCGGCGACCCCCTGCGCGTCTTTGTCTACGACAGCGGCGAGGATACACCCTTTACCGCGGGGCGTTACGCCATGCCAACCGCGCTGATTGAAGCTGCGGGCGGCGTAAATATCATGGACGACTTCGAAAAGAGCTGGGCGACGGTAACCTGGGAAGAAGTTGTCGAGCGGAACCCAGAGGTGATCATGATCGTCAACTACGGCGAAGTCACCGCCGAACAGAAGCGCGACTTCATGATGTCAAACCCAGCTTTCGCCAAGCTCGACGCCGTCAAGAACGACCGTTTCGTGACGCTGGAATATGTCGAGGCCACACCGGGCCCGCGCAACATTCAGGCGATCAAGACGCTCGCCGAAGCCTTCTGGGCTGAATAA
- a CDS encoding DUF1636 family protein → MTCRDGREGACDSRGGSSLARRVAEKLARENDPQMRLRGVQCMSQCKRSCIVSLAAEGRFTYVFGELDPDDDTHVDALFELASRYSKAPEGFLERKDRLKHHCKRAYWVDCRRQIANPH, encoded by the coding sequence ATGACATGCCGCGACGGTCGCGAAGGTGCCTGCGACTCACGTGGTGGATCTAGTTTGGCCCGTCGCGTCGCCGAAAAGCTAGCGCGAGAAAACGATCCACAGATGCGGTTACGCGGCGTGCAATGCATGAGCCAATGCAAGCGATCCTGCATCGTATCATTGGCCGCTGAGGGGCGTTTTACCTATGTGTTCGGGGAGCTTGACCCTGACGATGACACCCATGTCGACGCACTTTTCGAACTGGCATCTCGGTATTCGAAAGCGCCCGAGGGCTTTCTTGAGCGAAAGGATAGGCTTAAGCACCACTGCAAGCGAGCATACTGGGTCGACTGCCGCCGCCAAATAGCCAATCCCCACTAG